A part of Carassius carassius chromosome 4, fCarCar2.1, whole genome shotgun sequence genomic DNA contains:
- the LOC132134849 gene encoding derlin-2, producing the protein MAYQTIRQEYLQIPVVTRSYTTACVLTTAAVQLELITPFQLYFNPDLILRNYQVWRLITNFLFFGPVGFNFLFNMIFLYRYCRMLEEGSFRGRTADFVFMFLFGGFLMTIFGTFVNLVFLGQAFTIMLVYIWSRRNPSVRMNFFGLLNFQAPFLPWVLMGFSLLLGNSIIVDLLGIAVGHVYYFLEDVFPNQPGGSRWLRTPSVLKMLFDAPEEDANYNPLPEDRPGGFAWGEGQRLGG; encoded by the exons ATGGCATACCAGACGATCCGACAGGAATATTTACAGATTCCAGTGGTCACTAGATCTTATACCACCGCCTGCGTCCTCACTACAGCCGCCGTG CAGTTAGAACTCATCACACCTTTCCAGCTTTACTTCAACCCAGATTTAATATTGAGGAATTATCAG GTATGGCGACTAATAACcaactttttgttttttggtcCAGTTGGGTTCAACTTCTTATTCAACATGATATTTTT GTACCGGTACTGTCGGATGCTGGAGGAGGGGTCCTTCAGAGGGAGAACCGCTGACTTTGTCTTTATGTTCCTCTTCGGTGGCTTTCTCATGACT ATATTTGGCACATTTGTGAATCTTGTGTTCTTAGGCCAGGCTTTCACCATCATGCTGGTGTACATATGGAGCAGGAGGAACCCAAGCGTGCGCATGAATTTCTTCGGCCTTTTGAATTTCCAGGCGCCTTTCCTCCCCTGGGTGCTCATGGGATTCTCTCTGCTGCTGGGAAACTCCATCATCGTAGACCTTTTAG GCATCGCAGTGGGACACGTGTACTACTTTCTGGAGGATGTGTTTCCCAACCAACCGGGTGGGAGCAGATGGCTGAGGACTCCCTCCGTCCT taaGATGCTGTTTGATGCACCTGAGGAAGACGCCAACTACAACCCTCTCCCTGAGGACCGTCCAGGAGGTTTTGCCTGGGGTGAGGGTCAGCGACTAGGAGGCTAG
- the LOC132129610 gene encoding protein MIS12 homolog, with product MAESGVSEGSESLRLYEAQFFGFTPETCTLRVGDAFRDSFNYILVAVESVFVKRLCPGQDPPAQLRLAARESTQKLRQFLQERFEIMFQRMKGMLMDRVLSIPRNVLLPDDRLHQKYPEGKEELMKLQDSITKLLQAYQAEVCTKQALLAELEEQKETQKQLDEVLQWIEELRLSWRREGIGNFQDSIRHMMDTVGQLQDVLGKINKRNKGLDEV from the exons ATGGCAGAGAGCGGAG TTTCAGAGGGATCGGAATCCCTGCGTCTGTATGAAGCACAGTTCTTCGGCTTCACCCCAGAGACCTGCACTTTACGAGTCGGTGATGCCTTTCGAGACTCCTTCAATTACATATTGGTCGCTGTTGAATCTGTGTTCGTGAAAAGATTGTGTCCAGGCCAGGATCCCCCAGCGCAGCTCCGACTGGCAGCCCGAGAAAGCACCCAAAAACTGCGGCAGTTCTTACAGGAGCGCTTTGAAATCATGTTTCAGCGCATGAAGGGAATGCTGATGGACCGCGTCTTGTCCATCCCTCGCAATGTCCTGCTGCCCGATGACCGGCTGCATCAGAAGTACCCAGAAGGCAAAGAAGAGCTCATGAAGCTGCAGGACTCCATTACAAAGCTTCTGCAGGCTTATCAAGCTGAGGTGTGCACCAAGCAAGCGCTTCTCGCTGAGCTTGAGGAGCAGAAAGAAACGCAGAAACAGCTGGATGAAGTGCTGCAATGGATCGAGGAACTGAGACTTTCATGGAGGCGAGAGGGAATAGGAAATTTCCAAGACAGCATCCGACACATGATGGATACTGTGGGACAACTGCAGGATGTTTTAGGAAAGATTAACAAGCGAAATAAAGGACTGGATGaggtttga
- the LOC132134929 gene encoding rab GTPase-binding effector protein 1-like, whose product MAEQASGSSRPPQHDGVLQQRAADQEQDRTDFLKLKQQLEMEFNQKRAKFKELYLSKEEELKRQAAILDKAQTELSSVQMQLTEAKAEMETIKEVATVSENTKQEAIDQVKQQWHEEVASLQAIMKDAEREVKLQFQQKLEQERAQWAQYRDGVEREIAELRRRLSEGQEEENLENEMKKAQEDAEKLRSVVMPMESEIAALKAKLSSTEDRVKELEAAKVKELNHVLEAEKSCRTDLEMYVAVLNTQKSVLQEDAEKLRKELHEVVHLLELERQQHNQLKHTWHRANDQFLESQRLLMQDMQRIESVLSSEQLRQVEEIKKRDQEEDEKERLSQAKEASEDDGTEHAEAVEDSLLGLSIEESHLSHSIHSSLHSLDADTPSRPDASDPYKDGLRRVQSTDSLGSSGGALQSHGLGGQNNKAKSASQLDESDFGPLVGADCGGFDSMDTSSMSSLQPGHFLLTKDQEKAIKAMTPEQEETASLLSSISHIADTAYLPPSGYRLVNESEWNLLQQELKNAGRKLGRRCDMCSNYEKQLQVIQGQEAETRDQVKKLQAMLRQANDQLERTMNERQELEDSVKQANEETTGKISELKQKVQESESLVSALQQAFSQAKRNTQEQMAVLLQSREQVTEELNRLQRDNESLQGKHRLHTTLQQQEDFHMPATVQELQKLVLQYREDIVSARTAAEHLEEKLKAEILFLKEQIQAEQCLKENLEDTLQLEIEGCKEEIASFSSLKTELERVKSEKEQLESSLAEKSQMLESVQGLKNSLEQQLKDALGSKSALETQVFEEKDKAQRLQTELDVSEQVQRDFVKLSQTLQVQMERIRQADSLERIRAILNGTNLTDISQLPET is encoded by the exons ATGGCCGAGCAGGCCTCGGGATCCTCCCGGCCGCCACAACATGACG GGGTTCTGCAGCAGCGCGCGGCCGATCAGGAGCAGGATCGAACCGACTTCCTGAAGCTCAAACAACAGCTGGAGATGGAGTTCAACCAGAAGCGGGCCAAATTTAAGGAACTCTATCTGTCCAAAGAAG AGGAACTGAAGAGGCAGGCTGCTATACTGGACAAGGCCCAGACAGAGCTGAGCAGTGTGCAGATGCAGCTGACCGAGGCTAAAGCAGAGATGGAGACCATCAAAGAGGTGGCCACCGTCTCTGAGAACACAAAGCAGGAAGCCATCGACCAGGTCAAGCAGCAGTGGCACGAGGAAGTGGCGTCACTGCAGGCTATTATGAAAG ATGCAGAGCGAGAAGTTAAGTTGCAGTTCCAGCAGAAGTTGGAGCAGGAGCGCGCTCAGTGGGCACAGTACCGCGATGGAGTGGAACGAGAGATAGCTGAGCTCCGCCGCCGCCTTTCTGAGGGACAGGAGGAGGAGAATTTGGAGAACGAGATGAAGAAG GCTCAGGAGGACGCAGAGAAGCTACGCTCGGTGGTGATGCCAATGGAGAGTGAGATTGCAGCGCTGAAGGCCAAACTGTCAAGCACAGAAGATCGAGTTAAGGAACTCGAGGCAGCAAAG GTGAAGGAGCTCAATCACGTCCTGGAGGCTGAGAAATCCTGCCGAACAGACTTGGAGATGTATGTTGCTGTCCTCAACACCCAGAAATCTGTCCTTCAAGAGGATGCAGAAAAACTTCGGAAAGAACTGCATGAAG TGGTTCACCTGCTGGAATTGGAGCGACAGCAGCACAATCAGCTGAAACACACTTGGCACCGTGCCAACGATCAGTTCCTGGAGTCACAGCGGCTGCTGATGCAAGACATGCAGCGCATTGAGAGCGTTCTGTCCTCCGAGCAGCTGCGGCAGGTGGAGGAGATTAAGAAGAGGGACCAG GAAGAGGATGAGAAGGAAAGACTGAGCCAGGCTAAAGAGGCCAGTGAGGATGATGGGACCGAGCATGCAGAAGCAGTGGAGGACTCTCTGCTTGGACTCTCCATAGaagag TCCCATCTCAGCCATAGCATCCACAGCTCTTTACACTCTCTGGACGCAGACACCCCGAGCCGTCCAGACGCCTCTGACCCTTATAAGGATGGGCTTCGGAGGGTGCAGTCCACTGACAGCCTGGGTTCCTCAGGAGGGGCCTTACAGTCTCACGGGCTGGGCGGACAAAACAACAAGGCCAAGTCAGCCAGCCAGCTGGACGAGTCAGACTTTGGTCCTCTAGTGGGGGCAGACTGTGGGGGCTTTGACAGCATGGACACCTCCTCCATGTCATCCCTCCAGCCGGGACACTTTCTCCTCACCAAGGACCAGGAGAAGGCCATTAAGGCCATGACCCCAGAGCAAGAAGAAACGGCATCACTCCTCTCCAGCATCTCTCATATTGCCGATACAGCTTACCTTCCTCCTTCTGGCTACCGATTGGTCAACGAGAGCGAGTGGAATCTGCTGCAGCAAGAG TTAAAGAACGCTGGAAGGAAGTTGGGGCGGCGATGTGATATGTGCTCTAATTATGAGAAACAGCTACAGGTCATTCAGGGACAAGAGGCCGAGACGCGAGATCAG GTTAAAAAGCTTCAGGCCATGTTGCGGCAGGCGAACGATCAGCTGGAGCGGACCATGAATGAGAGGCAGGAGTTAGAGGACTCTGTCAAACAGGCCAATGAGGAAACTACTGGCAAG ATCTCAGAGTTGAAGCAGAAAGTTCAGGAGTCTGAGTCCCTCGTAAGCGCTCTCCAACAGGCCTTCAGCCAGGCCAAGAGGAACACCCAGGAACAGATG gctgtGCTGCTACAGTCCAGAGAGCAGGTGACCGAAGAGCTGAACAGACTGCAGAGAGATAATGAGAGTCTTCAGGGTAAACACAGACTTCACACGACGCTGCAGCAGCAAGAGGACTTTCACATGCCCGCCACTGTACAG GAGCTTCAGAAGCTGGTGCTGCAGTACAGGGAGGACATTGTTTCTGCGCGCACAGCAGCAGAGCATTTGGAGGAGAAGCTGAAGGCTGAAATTCTGTTCTTGAAGGAGCAGATTCAGGCAGAGCAGTGTCTCAAAGAGAATCTGGAGGACACTCTACAGCTGGAGATAGAGGGCTGTAAAGAAGAGATCG CATCTTTTTCCAGCTTGAAAACCGAACTGGAACGAGTGAAGAGTGAGAAGGAGCAG CTGGAGAGCAGCTTGGCAGAGAAGAGCCAGATGCTGGAGAGCGTCCAGGGCCTGAAGAACAGTCTGGAGCAGCAGCTGAAAGATGCCCTCGGCAGCAAG AGTGCTTTGGAGACTCAGGTGTTTGAAGAGAAAGACAAGGCACAGAGACTTCAGACAGAGCTGGATGTCAGTGAGCAGGTCCAGAGAGATTTCGTCAAACTGTCCCAGACCCTTCAG GTGCAGATGGAGCGTATCAGGCAGGCAGACTCCTTAGAAAGGATCCGTGCTATTCTCAATGGCACCAACCTAACAGACATCAGCCAGCTTCCTGAGACATGA